Below is a genomic region from Enterobacter hormaechei subsp. xiangfangensis.
GTGGCGTGGATCCTGGTGGCGATGATCATCGGCGGCGCGATTGGTATTCGTCTGGCGAAACGCGTTGAAATGACCGAGATGCCGGAGCTGGTTGCTATTCTGCACAGCTTCGTGGGTCTGGCGGCGGTGCTGGTGGGCTTCAACAGCTACCTGTACCACGAACCGGGCCTGGAACCGATTCTGGTGAACATCCATCTGACCGAAGTGTTCCTCGGCATCTTCATCGGTGCGGTGACCTTCACCGGGTCGATTGTGGCGTTCGGCAAGCTGCGCGGGAAGATCTCTTCCAAACCGCTGATGCTGCCTAACCGCCACAAGCTGAATCTGGCGGCGCTGGTCGTTTCCTTTGTGCTGCTGGTGGTCTTCGTGCGTACCGAAAGCGTAGGCTTGCAGGTGCTGGCGTTACTGGTGATGACCATCATCGCGCTGGCGTTCGGCTGGCATCTGGTGGCGTCTATCGGCGGAGCAGATATGCCGGTAGTCGTTTCCATGCTGAACTCCTACTCCGGTTGGGCGGCGGCGGCGGCAGGCTTTATGCTGAGCAACGACCTGCTGATTGTCACCGGTGCGCTGGTCGGTTCTTCCGGTGCGATCCTGTCTTACATCATGTGTAAGGCGATGAACCGTTCGTTTATCAGCGTCATCGCGGGTGGCTTCGGTTCTGACGGTTCATCAACCGGTTCTGATGAGGAAGTGGGTGAACACCGTGAAATCAGCGCGGAAGACACCGCAGAGATGCTGAAAAACTCGCATTCCGTCATCATCACCCCGGGCTATGGCATGGCGGTGGCGCAGGCGCAGTATCCGGTGGCGGAAATCACCGAGAAACTCCGCGCGCGCGGTATCAAGGTTCGCTTTGGTATTCACCCGGTGGCGGGGCGTCTGCCAGGCCACATGAACGTGCTGCTGGCGGAAGCGAAGGTGCCTTACGACATCGTGCTGGAAATGGACGAGATCAACGATGATTTCGCCGACACCGACACCGTGCTGGTGATTGGCGCCAACGACACCGTTAACCCGGCGGCGCAGGACGATCCGCGTAGTCCGATTGCGGGTATGCCTGTTCTCGAAGTGTGGAAGGCGCAGAACGTTATTGTCTTCAAACGCTCTATGAACACCGGCTATGCTGGCGTGCAGAACCCGCTGT
It encodes:
- the pntB gene encoding Re/Si-specific NAD(P)(+) transhydrogenase subunit beta; the protein is MSGGLVTAAYIVAAILFIFSLAGLSKHETSQQGNNFGIAGMAIALIATIFGPDTGNVAWILVAMIIGGAIGIRLAKRVEMTEMPELVAILHSFVGLAAVLVGFNSYLYHEPGLEPILVNIHLTEVFLGIFIGAVTFTGSIVAFGKLRGKISSKPLMLPNRHKLNLAALVVSFVLLVVFVRTESVGLQVLALLVMTIIALAFGWHLVASIGGADMPVVVSMLNSYSGWAAAAAGFMLSNDLLIVTGALVGSSGAILSYIMCKAMNRSFISVIAGGFGSDGSSTGSDEEVGEHREISAEDTAEMLKNSHSVIITPGYGMAVAQAQYPVAEITEKLRARGIKVRFGIHPVAGRLPGHMNVLLAEAKVPYDIVLEMDEINDDFADTDTVLVIGANDTVNPAAQDDPRSPIAGMPVLEVWKAQNVIVFKRSMNTGYAGVQNPLFFKDNTHMLFGDAKASVDAILKAL